A stretch of the Gossypium hirsutum isolate 1008001.06 chromosome D07, Gossypium_hirsutum_v2.1, whole genome shotgun sequence genome encodes the following:
- the LOC121219329 gene encoding protein PLASTID TRANSCRIPTIONALLY ACTIVE 10: MQILQTPIFFSFSKPLNPSSPKPSSFNPPNPRSFPFFFKTHFPKLPFTPKSFSSDEFPVDETFLENFGPKDKETEDEARRRNWIERGWAPWEEILTPEADFARKSLNEGEEVPLQTPEAIEAFKMLKPSYRLKKMKEMGISEDEWYRKQFEIKGDIPDPLETLWTGPLALRLVPPRDWPPRGWEVDREELEFIREAHKLEAVRVDLEKVEKEVITGEADMELDRYKVFLKQYKEWVDANKDRLEEESYKYDQDYYPGRRKRGKDYKEEMLELPFYYPGQICEGKVTTLHLYQGAFVDIGGVHEGWVPIKGNDWYWIRHHIKVGMHVIVEILAKRDPYRFRFPIEMRFVHPNIDHLIFNRFDFPPIFHRDEDANPDELRRDCGRPPLPRKDPGTKPEVEPLLSNHPYVDKLWQIHVAEQMILDDLEANPEKYKGKKLSELTDDDDYDEENNVQYTKVRYKKGLLPKMIVKTSVKELDLEAALAEREHHNKLRREAKERGEKYKISQFRRNIEMDEYDYIHWRRSFEEREALIRDISCRQALGLPLEEPGRYKDASFFGKDQYDPSNPLYRYDYWGEPKNSEKSKQERMTDAHNKSIVGKGTVWYEMSYEDAIKQKMQRETNSKGTMQMEADEDEKIDLVSDSDYDSDDDFDFSILSDSSFEFPNQPLVNGTESSSISDEGMFEN; encoded by the exons ATGCAAATACTTCAAACCCCTATTTTCTTCTCATTctctaaacccttaaacccttcATCACCAAAACCCTCTTCTTTTAATCCCCCAAATCCCCGTTCCTTccctttcttcttcaaaacccatTTCCCCAAACTTCCATTTACCCCAAAATCCTTCAGCTCCGACGAATTCCCCGTCGACGAGACCTTCCTCGAGAACTTCGGTCCCAAAGACAAAGAAACCGAGGACGAAGCCCGTCGCCGGAACTGGATTGAACGAGGATGGGCACCATGGGAAGAAATCCTAACCCCAGAAGCTGATTTCGCTAGAAAGTCACTCAATGAAGGTGAAGAGGTCCCTCTCCAAACCCCTGAAGCTATCGAGGCTTTTAAGATGTTGAAACCTTCTTATAGGCTTAAGAAGATGAAAGAAATGGGGATTTCTGAGGATGAATGGTATCGAAAACAGTTTGAGATTAAAGGGGATATTCCTGATCCTTTGGAGACGTTGTGGACGGGACCATTGGCGTTAAGACTCGTGCCGCCACGTGATTGGCCGCCTAGGGGATGGGAAGTGGATAGAGAAGAGCTGGAGTTTATAAGGGAAGCGCATAAATTGGAAGCTGTGAGAGTGGATTTGGAGAAAGTGGAGAAGGAGGTTATAACTGGTGAAGCAGATATGGAGTTGGATAGatataaagtgtttttgaagcAATATAAAGAATGGGTCGATGCTAATAAAGATAGATTGGAAGAGGAGTCTTACAAG TATGACCAAGATTACTATCCTGGTAGGAGAAAAAGAGGGAAGGACTACAAAGAGGAAATG TTGGAGCTTCCGTTTTATTATCCAGGACAA ATTTGTGAAGGTAAAGTGACTACCTTACACCTATATCAAGGAGCATTTGTCGACATAGGTGGTGTACATGAAGG GTGGGTCCCGATTAAAGGTAATGATTGGTATTGGATTCGCCATCATATAAAAGTTGGTATGCATGTTATTGTTGAAATTCTG GCCAAACGAGATCCTTACCGGTTCAGGTTTCCTATCGAAATGCGTTTTGTTCATCCTAATATAGACCATCTGAT ATTTAATAGATTTGACTTTCCACCTATATTTCATCGTGATGAGGATGCTAATCCAGATGAGTTACGG CGGGATTGTGGGAGACCTCCTCTTCCTAGAAAAGATCCAGGCACTAAACCCGAAGTGGAGCCCCTGTTGTCAAATCACCCTTATGTTGACAAG TTGTGGCAAATCCATGTTGCTGAGCAAATGATTTTGGATGATTTGGAGGCAAATCCGGAGAAATACAAAGGTAAAAAGCTATCGGAATTAACTGATGACGATGACTATGATGAAGAAAACAATGTTCAATATACCAAAGTTCGGTACAAGAAAGGTCTTTTACCAAAAATGATTGTG AAAACTAGTGTTAAAGAACTCGATTTGGAAGCTGCCTTAGCAGAGCGTGAG CATCACAATAAACTCAGAAGAGAAGCGAAAGAAAGAGGAGAGAAATATAAGATCAGCCAATTCAGGCGAAATATTGAGATGGATGAATACGACTATATACATTGGCGTCGATCGTTTGAGGAAAGAGAAGCTTTAATCAGAGACATCAGCTG CCGTCAAGCTCTTGGTTTGCCATTGGAAGAGCCAGGAAGATATAAAGATGCGAGTTTTTTTGGGAAGGATCAATACGATCCTTCAAATCCTTTGTACCGGTATGATTACTGGGGAGAACCCAAGAACTCAGAAAAAAGCAAACAAGAACGGATGACAGATGCCCACAACAAATCTATTGTCGGAAAAGGCACCGTATGGTACGAAATGTCTTATGAGGATGCCATCAAGCAGAAAATGCAAAGAGAAACCAATTCAAAAGGAACAATGCAAATGGAAGCTGATGAAGATGAGAAGATAGATCTAGTAAGTGATTCTGATTATGATTCTGATGATGATTTTGATTTCAGCATTTTAAGTGATTCCAGTTTTGAGTTCCCAAATCAACCTCTTGTTAATGGGACTGAATCTTCTAGCATATCAGATGAGGGTATGTTTGAGAATTAA